The proteins below are encoded in one region of Penicillium psychrofluorescens genome assembly, chromosome: 4:
- a CDS encoding uncharacterized protein (ID:PFLUO_006332-T1.cds;~source:funannotate): MKIIVIGAGLAGLTVAISLAQTGHDVIVLESAAEITYIGAGIQVSSNSSKILRSLGIDKHIRKYCTEPVDLRMMRWKGGEVLVECPLKKPALEEYGSPYWHIHRADFHRGLVARAAELGITIHLDSRVVKVEPDVPALTTKNGQQLTTDLIVASDGLHSTCREIVLGYKSPPVPTGQMVYRVTLPAKKLQGIPELEELITIPRNNHWIGPHGTILSYLLEGVNETLVNFVFTCDVNMEDGVNQKIGTNEDVREAFKNWDPRIDKMLSLVDKVLEWRLFTNDEIPTWTHPSSKMVLIGDAAHAMTPYLAQGAAMGIEDGAILGGILAQADYCTTKTLPQALKMYEKLRIKRTAMVAEASVSSRWFTQMEDGQKQRERDEWLLAHPGIWKGHINIRSRKEFLDELFGYDADKALNEELAAQRKERDAVTDKAEKRLVRLCSIL, encoded by the exons ATG AAAatcatcgtcatcggagCTGGCCTAGCAGGGCTCACTGTCGCCATATCGCTGGCTCAGACAGGTCACGATGTTATCGTCTTGGAGAGCGCAGCAGAAATCACCTACATAGGCGCAG GCATTCAGGTCTCTTCCAATTCATCTAAGATACTCCGTAGCCTTGGAATTGACAAGCACATCCGCAAGTACTGCACTGAGCCCGTGGATCTGAGGATGATGCGATGGAAGGGAGGCGAAGTTTTGGTGGAGTGCCCGCTCAAGAAGCCAGCTCTGGAGGAATACGGATCACCCTACTGGCATATTCACCGCGCCGATTTCCATCGTGGTCTTGTAGCACGGGCGGCCGAGCTCGGCATCACTATCCACCTCGATAGTCGTGTCGTCAAGGTCGAGCCCGATGTTCCGGCTCTGACGACTAAGAATGGCCAACAGCTGACGACGGACCTCATCGTGGCCTCGGATGGCCTGCACTCGACCTGTCGGGAAATTGTGCTTGGATATAAGAGCCCGCCGGTGCCGACTGGCCAGATGGTCTACCGTGTAACATTGCCcgccaagaagctgcagGGAATCCCTGAActggaggagctgatcaCCATACCACGGAACAATCACTGGATCGGACCTCACGGCACCATTCTTTCGTACCTTCTGGAAGGTGTCAATGAGACTTTGGTTAACTTCGTCTTCAC CTGCGACGTGAACATGGAGGATGGCGTCAACCAGAAGATCGGTACCAACGAAGATGTCCGTGAAGCCTTTAAGAACTGGGACCCAAGGATCGACAAGATGCTATCCCTTGTCGACAAGGTTCTGGAGTGGCGG CTATTCACCAACGACGAGATCCCGACTTGGACGCATCCATCTAGTAAGATGGTCCTGATCGGAGACGCCGCTCACGCCATGACTCCCTACCTCGCCCAGGGGGCGGCTATGggcatcgaggacggcgCCATACTAGGCGGGATTCTAGCGCAAGCGGACTATTGCACCACCAAGACACTGCCACAGGCACTAAAGATGTACGAGAAGCTGCGAATCAAACGTACAGCAATGGTGGCGGAAGCCAGCGTCAGCAGCCGCTGGTTTACACAGATGGAGGACGGCCAGAAGCAGCGTGAGCGTGATGAGTGGCTGTTAGCACACCCGGGTATTTGGAAGGGCCACATTAATATCCGCTCGCGCAAGGAGTTCCTCGACGAGCTATTTGGGTATGACGCCGACAAGGCGCTTAACGAGGAGTTGGCAGCGcagaggaaggagagggaTGCCGTGACTGAtaaggcagagaagcgacTGGTGAGACTTTGTAGTATTCTTTAG